The genomic DNA GAATCGCGTTTAAGGAGTGTGTGACTGACTATGCACTGGCAACAGGTTGTAATCTGAAGCAATACAGGTACGATAGAGATAGAATCGGGTTTAGGTGTGTTGGTGCTAAGGGAAAATGTCAATGGAAAGTTTATGCTGCGTCTCTTCATAATGAGTCGATGTGGAGGATTACGAAGTACACGAACACCCATGTTTGTGTGCCTAATGGAGAATGTGAGATGTTTAAGGTCCCAGTCATAGCTAGGTTATTTCTTGATAAGATTAGAGAAGAACCAGATTATTACATGCCTTTAAAGATGGAACAGACCATAATGGAGAAGTGGAAGATATCAGCTACGAGAGGTCAATGTCAAGCTGCTAGGAGAAAGGCATTGGCATGGATAGCGAGTGAATATGACACTCAATTTGAACGTCTTCGAGACTATGGAGCTGAGATATTGGAAGCAAATCAAGGGTCTGTGGTAGAGATTGATACGGTGAAGAATGACGCTGGTCATGATGTGTTTAAGCGATTCTATGTATGCTTTGATGTTCTTAGgaaaacatggaaaaaaaacCTGCAGGCCACTAATTGGGGTTGATGGTTGCTTCTTAAAGGAAAAGATTAAGGGTCAGTTGTTGGTGGCTTTAGGAAGAGATGCAGACAATGCTATCTACCCAATAGCATGGAGTGTTGTTCAGGTTGAGAACACAGATAATTGGAGCTGGTTTGTGAATAGGCTGAAGATAGACTTGGAGTTAGGTGATGGAGATGGTTACATTATGGTTTCTGATCGccaaaaggtattttttttttgttatgttttatgctttgtgtGATTTGGATCAGTTTCTAATGAATTTAACTTTGTTTCAGGGATTGATTAAGGCTGTTGAGTTAGAATTACCAAAGATTGAGCATCGTAAATGTGTTAGGCACATTTATGGTAACCTAAAGAAGACTCATCCAGACAAGAAGCAATTGAAGAAACTGCTTTGGGATCTAGCTTGGAGCTACAACACTAGAGATTACGAAGAGAGATTGGAGAGGATTCACGCATATGATAGCAAGGTCTATGAAGATGTCATGAAGACTAAACCAAAGACATGGTGTAGGGCATTCCACAAGATTGGCAGCTATTGTGAGGATGTTGAAAACAACTCAGTGGAGTCTTTCAACAATACAATCAACAAGACGAGAGAGAAACCATTTGTGGCTATGTTGGAGACTGTTAGAAGGCTTGCCATGGTTCGAATTGCTAAACGGTCTGCTATTTCTTATTCACATGAAGGTTAGTAAGACTACactcttattcttattcatttatatgttttattctaATTCATTTATATGTACTCTATATGGTCGGATGTGGCAGGATTATGCACTCCTTATGTGACCCGTTTCCTTGCTGATGAGCATAAGGCAGCTTCTACATGCTTTGTATCTCCCAGCACAAATGGAGCGTATGAAGTTTACTTGGGATACGATAAACACCGAGTTTGTTTAAATGCCAGAACTTGTACCTGCATGAAGTTTCAGATTTGTGGAATCCCATGCGAACATGCTTACGGACTGATGATCAAGAAGACATTGGTAGCTGAAGACTATGTGTGTGAATGGTTCAGAACTGCTAAGTGGAGACAGAACTACACAGACGGGCTTGTTCCACAAAGAGGTCCACGCTTTTGGCCTTCCACTGGGGGTGAGAATGTGTATCCACCTCCAAAGCCGGACGATGAGAAGAtcgacaagaagaggaagaaaggtgTTAATGAGTCACCTACCAAGAAGCaaccaaagcaaaagaaaagaatcatgcaTTGTGGGATTTGTGGTGCAGCTGATCATAACTGTAGgtaccaccagaagaagaagaataagaagaatacaACACAAGTGGAATCTTCTCAAGGTTGTCTCACTCAAGAGAAGTAATGTGGGATGGAGGATTAGCATAAGTaggactgtttttttttttgggtttatgacCTGTTTCAGAACATATCTTGTTCTGTCTTAGTATGGTCAAATCCAATCTTTTGAACCTTATTATTAACTATGGTTGGATGTACTCTTCCCTTTTGAACATGAATGTATTTTGAAACAAGATAACATCATctcttaaaaacattttgtctcatacaaaacaaacatagaaaacaacatACAATGTCATCATATTAGCTTAACTAGACCAAATATGATCATACAACCTAATACTAAAACAATTATCATCCTATTCatcctaaatttaaattcagcttttacatcttcaatcctctcaaatatctctttctcaagctccatttgcatcttcttctcaactttCATTGTCTCTGATATGAACTCTTTCATTGCCTCCACCTCATCCAACAAAGCCTCATCGACCCACTTGAAAACGTGATTGTCATTCATAAGCTACACCATGGACAATTCATTTGGTTATCGTTTAGAACCTTATCAATATTCATAAGCCAAATAATAAGTTCTACTTCGTATTACCTTATTTCCAGTTGCATACACACAACGAAAGTATCGTCGATTTGGGTTATGGTCGGATTTTGACATTTTGGCCACAATTGCTTCTCCACACCAGCATCTCTTAGGTACACCAACAACTCTACCTCTTTCGCGGACATTTGTCGACCTACTCGAAGACCCAGAAATATTACtcatgattttgagagaaagagacagaaaTTTGGATCTTTTCAATttagattttta from Camelina sativa cultivar DH55 chromosome 7, Cs, whole genome shotgun sequence includes the following:
- the LOC104704797 gene encoding uncharacterized protein LOC104704797, translated to MALVPVVNPPIGVEFDEEGEDRDEFHIDKLATDFTETEESIRHNVYPESDDESEGNGRGGAARGGTPIVRGDGIMYKGQRFYNGIAFKECVTDYALATGCNLKQYRYDRDRIGFRCVGAKGKCQWKVYAASLHNESMWRITKYTNTHVCVPNGECEMFKVPVIARLFLDKIREEPDYYMPLKMEQTIMEKWKISATRGQCQAARRKALAWIASEYDTQFERLRDYGAEILEANQGSVVEIDTVKNDAGHDVFKRFYVCFDVLRKTWKKNLQATNWG
- the LOC104701659 gene encoding uncharacterized protein LOC104701659: MLETVRRLAMVRIAKRSAISYSHEGLCTPYVTRFLADEHKAASTCFVSPSTNGAYEVYLGYDKHRVCLNARTCTCMKFQICGIPCEHAYGLMIKKTLVAEDYVCEWFRTAKWRQNYTDGLVPQRGPRFWPSTGGENVYPPPKPDDEKIDKKRKKGVNESPTKKQPKQKKRIMHCGICGAADHNCRYHQKKKNKKNTTQVESSQGCLTQEK